The following coding sequences lie in one Myxococcales bacterium genomic window:
- the mutS gene encoding DNA mismatch repair protein MutS, with product MAKAKDASQTPLMRQYLGAKAAHPDALLFFRLGDFYELFFEDAVVAARALDLTLTSRNKNAEDEVPMAGVPHHAASSYIQRLTELGYRVALCEQMADPQTVKGIVPREVVRVVTPALVFDDAALEGGSNAYVVAVEREGEGERERYGVAAYDGSTGELSASDVAHVGGALSELTRLEPREVLLGPGCEALDGRLAQQRPKLPRRPSLAELEIAEVDAALRHLVGAGDAGASELARRAAARVVRYAEACEPGRRLPVERLASRVSDDTLVLDASTQEHLELVRATDGEARGSLLAEIDATKTAMGARLLRARVLAPSAHLPTIRARHEGVELFVTNPGLRAEVRARLARVADLERLAVRVLTGRALPRDLVLLGRSLAEMPCIIHEMERSVATVRALGGATGVARAPGACEGARQLLARALADEPGAKAGDGDVLREGYDAELDEARALAQGGQGLLVELEGRLRVETQISSLKLRYTRVFGWYIELTKTHVAKAPRSWRRKQTVATGERYTCDELDELSDKVAHATSRVTSRETELFAALLAALAAHDAELRDAARSLAEWDVASALAEVAHSRDYVRPLVDHGLALSLVDGRHPVVERLAAAGAFVPNDVSLDAADDARDARLWLVSGPNMAGKSTFMRQVALAVILAQMGGFVPAAAARVGLVDRILTRVGASDNLSKGESTFMVEMKETANVLLRATRRSLVILDEIGRGTSTYDGLSIAWAVAEHLAEAVRCRALFATHYHELTALGDGQPGCANRSVSAREHDGDIVFFHKVGEGAASRSYGVACARLAGLPESVLRRARAILDGLETRGEAPRAAGARAGVGASSRVEASPAAVDPPAEPDAAREQLGLFSPRAVAEVTPSRSPGAAAPLAPLAPLAPLASGAPRPVVAPPSAVAARLAAVDPDALTPIEALLLVAELKQLAAGSGKM from the coding sequence GTGGCCAAGGCGAAGGATGCGTCGCAGACGCCGCTCATGCGGCAGTACCTCGGGGCGAAGGCGGCTCACCCCGACGCCCTCCTGTTCTTCCGCCTCGGCGACTTCTACGAGTTGTTCTTCGAAGACGCCGTCGTCGCCGCGCGCGCGCTCGATCTCACGCTGACGAGCCGCAACAAGAACGCCGAGGACGAGGTGCCGATGGCGGGCGTGCCCCACCACGCGGCGAGCTCGTACATCCAGCGCCTCACCGAGCTTGGGTATCGCGTCGCGCTCTGCGAGCAGATGGCGGATCCCCAGACCGTCAAGGGCATCGTGCCGCGCGAGGTCGTGCGGGTCGTCACCCCAGCGCTGGTCTTCGACGACGCGGCGCTCGAGGGCGGGAGCAACGCGTACGTCGTCGCGGTCGAGCGCGAAGGCGAGGGCGAGCGCGAGCGCTACGGCGTCGCCGCGTACGACGGCTCCACGGGCGAGCTGTCGGCGAGCGACGTGGCCCACGTCGGGGGCGCACTCTCGGAGCTCACGCGGCTCGAGCCCCGCGAGGTGCTCCTCGGCCCGGGGTGCGAGGCGCTCGACGGTCGCCTCGCACAGCAGCGGCCGAAGCTGCCGCGTCGCCCGAGCCTCGCAGAGCTCGAGATCGCCGAAGTGGACGCGGCCCTCCGCCACCTCGTCGGCGCTGGCGACGCGGGGGCGTCGGAGCTCGCGAGGCGCGCCGCCGCGCGCGTCGTGCGTTACGCCGAGGCGTGCGAGCCCGGCAGGCGGCTCCCCGTGGAGCGCCTCGCGTCGCGCGTCTCCGACGACACGCTCGTGCTCGACGCCTCGACCCAGGAGCACCTCGAGCTCGTCCGTGCGACCGACGGCGAGGCGCGCGGCTCGCTCCTCGCGGAGATCGACGCGACCAAGACCGCGATGGGCGCGCGGCTCCTGCGCGCCCGCGTGCTCGCGCCCAGCGCGCACCTGCCGACCATCCGCGCGCGCCACGAGGGCGTCGAGCTCTTCGTGACGAACCCGGGTCTTCGCGCCGAGGTGCGCGCCCGACTCGCGCGGGTCGCGGACCTCGAGCGGCTCGCGGTGCGGGTGCTCACCGGCCGCGCGCTGCCGCGAGATCTCGTCCTTCTCGGACGGTCCCTCGCGGAGATGCCATGTATTATACATGAAATGGAGCGAAGCGTCGCCACGGTGCGGGCGCTAGGCGGCGCGACCGGTGTGGCGCGAGCGCCAGGGGCCTGCGAGGGCGCGAGGCAGCTGCTCGCTCGGGCGCTCGCCGACGAGCCGGGCGCGAAGGCGGGCGATGGCGACGTGCTGCGCGAGGGCTACGACGCCGAGCTCGACGAGGCGCGCGCCCTGGCGCAGGGCGGGCAGGGGCTCTTGGTCGAGCTCGAGGGGCGCCTCCGCGTCGAGACCCAGATAAGCAGCCTCAAGCTCCGCTACACGCGCGTGTTCGGCTGGTACATCGAGCTAACGAAGACCCACGTCGCGAAGGCGCCGCGGTCCTGGCGTCGGAAGCAGACCGTCGCCACGGGCGAGCGCTACACGTGCGACGAGCTCGACGAGCTCTCCGACAAGGTCGCGCACGCCACCTCGCGCGTCACCTCGAGAGAGACCGAGCTCTTCGCCGCGCTGCTCGCGGCCCTCGCCGCCCACGACGCCGAGCTGCGCGACGCCGCGCGGTCGCTCGCGGAGTGGGACGTCGCTTCCGCCCTCGCCGAGGTCGCCCACTCTCGCGACTACGTGCGCCCGCTGGTCGACCACGGGCTCGCGCTCTCGCTCGTCGACGGGAGGCACCCCGTGGTCGAGCGGCTCGCCGCCGCGGGCGCCTTCGTCCCGAACGACGTGTCGCTCGACGCCGCGGACGACGCGCGCGACGCGCGCCTCTGGCTGGTCAGCGGGCCGAACATGGCCGGGAAGTCGACCTTCATGCGCCAGGTCGCGCTGGCGGTCATCCTCGCGCAGATGGGCGGGTTCGTGCCGGCGGCGGCGGCGCGCGTCGGCCTCGTGGACCGGATCCTCACGCGGGTCGGCGCGAGCGACAATCTGTCGAAGGGCGAGAGCACGTTCATGGTCGAGATGAAGGAGACCGCGAACGTGCTCCTCCGCGCGACGCGCCGCTCTCTCGTCATCCTCGACGAGATCGGGCGCGGGACGAGCACCTACGACGGGCTCTCCATCGCGTGGGCCGTGGCCGAGCACCTCGCCGAGGCGGTGCGCTGTCGCGCCCTCTTCGCCACGCACTACCATGAGCTCACCGCGCTGGGCGACGGCCAGCCGGGGTGCGCCAACCGCTCGGTGTCGGCGCGTGAGCACGACGGAGACATCGTCTTCTTTCACAAGGTCGGCGAGGGCGCCGCGTCGCGCAGCTACGGCGTGGCCTGCGCGCGGTTGGCCGGCCTGCCCGAGAGCGTGCTCCGGCGCGCGCGGGCGATCCTGGACGGCCTCGAGACACGAGGTGAGGCGCCGAGGGCCGCTGGCGCGCGAGCGGGCGTGGGCGCATCGTCCCGCGTCGAGGCCTCCCCCGCGGCGGTGGATCCGCCCGCGGAGCCGGACGCTGCGCGCGAGCAGCTCGGCCTCTTCTCGCCCCGCGCGGTCGCCGAGGTGACTCCCTCACGTTCACCTGGAGCGGCGGCGCCTCTCGCGCCTCTCGCGCCTCTCGCGCCTCTCGCGTCCGGCGCGCCACGGCCTGTCGTCGCGCCCCCGAGCGCGGTGGCCGCGCGCCTCGCCGCCGTCGATCCGGACGCGCTCACGCCCATCGAGGCGCTGCTCCTGGTCGCGGAGCTCAAGCAGCTCGCGGCCGGCTCCGGAAAGATGTAA
- a CDS encoding class I SAM-dependent methyltransferase encodes MHRLRSAVRSQQISRSPWPRRPVSLAAALALGLSPLACGAEPVVAPPPVAPAPPPMKAAPVDAGVAEQEKAPEPSAEEKKKAEALVRLKADWAQADADAKTELERWTPELRAAAKAVAERRHANLKAALTAVLASKHRGPRNVARDAQRHPAETLAFFGLTPRQTVLEYGPGEGWYTEILAPIVAAQGKLIVTSTDPNGPADQRSTFYGHRFKLFLDKSPEVFGKAEIALLDGASPRLDLDGKVDLALVMRGLHGMQNNGKLDAWLAQIHKALKMGGTLGIEQHRAKAGAKVEETSKHGYLPEAWVIERVEAAGFKFAGKSEVNANPRDTKDYAEGVWTLPPTLTLKEVDRAKYEAIGESDRMTLKFSKVAKVPSKPKK; translated from the coding sequence ATGCACCGTCTCCGCTCCGCCGTGCGCTCGCAACAGATCTCTCGCTCACCCTGGCCTCGCCGTCCCGTCTCGCTGGCCGCCGCGCTTGCGCTCGGGCTCTCTCCTCTGGCGTGTGGCGCCGAGCCGGTCGTCGCGCCGCCGCCGGTCGCGCCCGCCCCGCCGCCGATGAAGGCCGCGCCGGTGGACGCGGGGGTCGCGGAGCAGGAGAAGGCCCCCGAGCCCAGCGCCGAGGAGAAGAAGAAGGCCGAGGCGCTCGTGCGGCTGAAGGCCGACTGGGCGCAGGCCGACGCCGACGCGAAGACCGAGCTCGAGCGGTGGACCCCCGAGCTCCGCGCGGCGGCGAAGGCCGTCGCCGAGCGACGCCACGCGAACCTCAAGGCGGCGCTCACTGCCGTGCTCGCGAGCAAGCACCGCGGGCCGCGCAACGTCGCGCGCGACGCCCAGCGGCACCCCGCCGAGACGCTCGCGTTCTTCGGGCTGACACCGCGCCAGACGGTGCTCGAGTACGGCCCCGGTGAGGGATGGTACACGGAGATCCTCGCGCCCATCGTGGCGGCGCAGGGCAAGCTCATCGTCACGAGCACCGATCCGAACGGTCCGGCCGATCAACGCAGCACGTTCTACGGGCACAGGTTCAAGCTCTTTCTCGACAAGTCGCCCGAGGTCTTCGGCAAGGCCGAGATCGCGCTGCTCGACGGCGCGTCACCGCGGCTCGACCTCGACGGCAAGGTCGACCTCGCGCTCGTCATGCGCGGGCTGCACGGCATGCAGAACAACGGCAAGCTCGACGCGTGGCTCGCCCAGATCCACAAGGCCCTCAAGATGGGCGGCACGCTCGGCATCGAGCAACACCGTGCGAAGGCCGGCGCCAAGGTCGAAGAGACCTCGAAGCATGGGTATCTGCCCGAGGCGTGGGTCATCGAGCGCGTCGAGGCCGCCGGGTTCAAGTTCGCCGGCAAGTCGGAGGTGAACGCCAACCCCAGGGACACGAAAGACTACGCGGAGGGGGTGTGGACACTCCCCCCCACGCTCACGCTCAAAGAGGTCGATCGGGCGAAGTACGAAGCCATCGGCGAGAGCGACCGCATGACCCTGAAGTTCTCCAAGGTCGCCAAGGTACCGAGCAAGCCCAAGAAGTAG
- a CDS encoding metal-sulfur cluster assembly factor gives MTELESLRSRALLALEGVIDPELGIDVVALGLVYDVTVEGSAVRVSLTMTTAACPLGEQIVRDAEERLGALDGVGEVTVSLVWEPPWGPERMSPRAREQLGWPA, from the coding sequence ATGACTGAGCTGGAGTCGCTACGGAGCCGCGCCCTATTGGCCCTCGAGGGCGTCATCGATCCCGAGCTTGGCATCGACGTCGTGGCCCTCGGGCTCGTCTACGACGTCACCGTCGAGGGCTCTGCCGTGCGCGTCTCGCTCACCATGACCACCGCGGCGTGCCCGCTCGGAGAGCAGATCGTGCGCGACGCCGAAGAGCGACTCGGCGCACTCGACGGCGTGGGCGAGGTCACGGTGTCGCTCGTGTGGGAGCCTCCGTGGGGCCCCGAGCGCATGTCGCCGAGGGCGCGCGAGCAGCTCGGGTGGCCCGCGTGA
- a CDS encoding 4Fe-4S binding protein, with product MTAKLSRRSLFDAFRPPEARPAPVERAPGFSLDAFYARRGAAEAPPPSPLRPGLPEVATTRVGLGPRRAPGGGGLHALAIPEGGKVRLRAHACLALTGSFCSTCSERCPVPGAILVEAGRPRVDEQVCTGCGVCVGVCPAPINGFDIVLPRAEVRGGA from the coding sequence ATGACCGCGAAGCTGAGTCGACGCTCGTTGTTCGACGCGTTCCGCCCGCCCGAGGCGAGGCCGGCCCCGGTCGAGCGCGCGCCTGGCTTCTCGCTCGACGCGTTCTACGCGCGGCGAGGGGCCGCGGAGGCGCCGCCGCCCTCGCCGCTCCGGCCCGGTCTGCCCGAGGTCGCGACTACGCGCGTGGGCCTCGGCCCGAGGCGCGCGCCGGGGGGCGGCGGACTCCACGCCTTGGCGATCCCCGAGGGCGGAAAGGTGCGGCTGCGGGCCCACGCCTGCCTCGCGCTCACGGGCTCGTTCTGCTCCACCTGCTCGGAGCGGTGCCCGGTGCCGGGAGCCATCCTCGTGGAGGCCGGTCGCCCGCGAGTCGACGAGCAGGTCTGCACCGGGTGCGGAGTGTGCGTGGGCGTGTGCCCCGCGCCCATCAACGGCTTCGACATCGTGCTCCCTCGGGCGGAGGTGCGGGGTGGCGCCTGA
- a CDS encoding molybdopterin-dependent oxidoreductase encodes MERRTFLKQAALASAVAAAARLLRGGTAHAEGPPPAPGAGPGPGPSLPQVVDGVKWDKAPCRFCGTGCHVQVGVKGGKVVQIQGDPRADVNKGLLCVKGYHVGLALYGQDRLRTPLLRKNGKQEPITWDQAIEIIAKRAQKNPAGFAIYGSGQWTIPEGYAAAKLIKAGLGHNQLEANARLCMSSAVTGFLAAYGVDEPAGCYEDLDKCDVLITWGNNPAEMHPVLFSRFIDRRNRGERVTFIDMATRRTRSSQFADKSIRFRPQTDLALANGIAHLLLEKGTYDKEFVEKHCAFRAPDEAKTLLGKAITLDEYKRQMAEYTPEKVEAITGVSAADVRYLADLFGRRDVRITSIWCMGMNQHTRGTAINTLVHGVHLLSGHFGKPGDAPTSLTGQPSACGTVREVGTLCHLLPGGMNVTKPEDRKEAEHHWNVPEGRISAKPGYHTVEMFKRFSTPKDKGGDIDTLWVQTTNPGQSLPNVHALFEPSRKLDDKFLIASDVYPTATTRAADLVLPAALWIEKHGMFGNSERRTQQWFRMVDAPGDARCDLWQLIAVAKKLRDLGHAGMNDKDGKFLFHVEKGGKEIPIWDHKHFYDVNVDEAMFEEYRRFSTGHHKDLAPYSEYVASRGLRWPVVKQPDGTWRETRFRFAEHDDPYVQKGKGIQFYHSTTKDDRAQIWFHPYEAPPESPDAEYPFWLCTGRVLEHWHTGTMTMRIPQLQRAMPQSYVEMSREDAAKMGIQDGEIVVVESRRGKVELPVWIDGRGAPPNGTLFVPFFDERIMINEVTLDAHDPFSKQPDYKKCSARVRRRARP; translated from the coding sequence ATGGAGCGCCGAACATTCCTGAAGCAAGCCGCGCTCGCCAGCGCCGTGGCAGCCGCCGCCCGGCTCCTCCGCGGGGGCACGGCTCACGCCGAGGGGCCGCCGCCCGCGCCTGGCGCTGGCCCCGGCCCTGGCCCCAGCCTCCCGCAGGTGGTGGACGGCGTGAAGTGGGACAAGGCCCCGTGCCGCTTCTGCGGGACCGGCTGTCACGTGCAGGTCGGGGTCAAGGGCGGCAAGGTCGTGCAGATCCAGGGCGATCCTCGCGCCGACGTCAACAAGGGCCTCCTCTGCGTGAAGGGCTATCACGTGGGGCTCGCCCTCTACGGCCAAGATCGCCTGCGGACGCCGCTCCTCCGCAAGAATGGCAAACAGGAGCCCATCACCTGGGACCAGGCGATCGAGATCATCGCCAAGCGCGCGCAGAAGAACCCCGCAGGGTTCGCGATTTACGGCAGCGGACAGTGGACCATCCCCGAGGGGTACGCCGCGGCGAAGCTCATCAAGGCGGGGCTCGGCCACAACCAGCTCGAGGCCAACGCGCGCTTGTGCATGTCGTCGGCCGTCACCGGGTTCCTCGCCGCTTACGGGGTGGACGAGCCCGCGGGGTGCTACGAGGATCTCGACAAGTGCGACGTGCTCATCACGTGGGGCAACAACCCCGCGGAGATGCACCCGGTGCTGTTCTCGCGGTTCATCGATCGGCGAAACCGCGGCGAGCGCGTCACGTTCATCGACATGGCGACGCGACGCACGCGGAGCAGTCAGTTCGCGGACAAATCGATCCGCTTTCGACCGCAGACCGATCTCGCCCTGGCGAACGGCATCGCGCACCTCCTGCTGGAGAAGGGCACGTACGACAAGGAGTTCGTCGAGAAGCACTGCGCGTTCCGCGCGCCCGACGAAGCGAAGACCCTGCTCGGGAAGGCCATCACGCTCGACGAGTACAAGCGTCAGATGGCCGAGTACACCCCGGAGAAGGTCGAGGCGATCACGGGCGTGAGCGCGGCCGACGTGCGGTATCTGGCCGACCTCTTCGGGCGGCGCGACGTGCGCATCACGAGCATCTGGTGCATGGGAATGAACCAGCACACGCGCGGCACGGCGATCAACACGCTGGTGCACGGTGTCCACCTCCTGAGTGGCCACTTCGGCAAGCCGGGCGACGCGCCCACGAGCCTGACCGGCCAGCCCTCGGCGTGCGGTACCGTGCGCGAGGTGGGCACCCTCTGCCACCTGCTGCCCGGCGGCATGAACGTGACGAAGCCCGAAGACCGCAAAGAGGCCGAGCACCACTGGAACGTCCCCGAGGGGCGCATCTCGGCGAAGCCTGGCTATCACACGGTGGAGATGTTCAAGCGCTTCTCCACGCCGAAGGACAAGGGCGGAGACATCGACACGCTGTGGGTGCAGACCACGAACCCCGGACAGTCGCTGCCCAACGTGCACGCGCTGTTCGAGCCGAGCCGCAAGCTCGACGACAAGTTCCTCATCGCGTCCGACGTGTACCCCACGGCCACCACCCGAGCGGCCGACCTGGTGCTGCCGGCGGCGCTCTGGATAGAGAAGCACGGAATGTTCGGCAACTCGGAGCGCCGCACGCAGCAGTGGTTCCGCATGGTGGACGCCCCCGGCGACGCGCGGTGCGATCTGTGGCAGCTCATCGCCGTGGCGAAGAAGCTCCGCGACCTCGGCCACGCCGGAATGAACGACAAGGACGGGAAGTTCCTGTTCCACGTCGAGAAGGGCGGCAAGGAGATCCCCATCTGGGATCACAAGCACTTCTACGACGTGAACGTCGACGAGGCCATGTTCGAGGAGTACCGCCGCTTCTCGACGGGGCACCACAAGGACCTCGCGCCCTACTCGGAGTACGTGGCCAGTCGAGGCCTGCGGTGGCCGGTGGTGAAGCAGCCCGACGGCACCTGGCGCGAGACGCGCTTCCGCTTCGCGGAGCACGACGATCCGTACGTGCAGAAGGGGAAGGGCATTCAGTTCTACCACTCCACCACGAAGGACGACCGGGCCCAGATCTGGTTCCACCCGTACGAGGCGCCGCCGGAGTCGCCTGACGCGGAATACCCCTTCTGGCTGTGCACCGGGCGCGTGCTCGAGCACTGGCACACGGGCACGATGACCATGCGCATCCCGCAGCTCCAGCGGGCCATGCCGCAGTCGTACGTGGAGATGAGCCGTGAGGACGCCGCCAAGATGGGCATTCAGGACGGCGAGATCGTGGTCGTGGAGAGTCGCCGCGGAAAGGTCGAGCTGCCCGTCTGGATCGACGGGCGAGGCGCGCCCCCGAACGGCACGCTGTTCGTTCCCTTCTTCGACGAGCGGATCATGATCAACGAGGTGACGCTCGACGCGCACGACCCGTTCTCGAAGCAGCCTGACTACAAGAAGTGCTCGGCGCGCGTGCGCAGGCGGGCGCGGCCATGA
- a CDS encoding 4Fe-4S dicluster domain-containing protein, which yields MDKAKRRSLKVLGATLGASAFAYAMAPLREFTRDLTLDQFLQKHYKELSKADLAALITRLEGETKKAYGKEVHIQDFKPMENVEFGYALNLSVCIGCRKCAEACHHENNHDRATNNSYIRVLEMEQGSFDLEKGNAHYDHAVPAPGKYYMPVQCQQCDNAPCVKVCPVQATWKEKDGIVVVDYNWCIGCRYCEAACPYHARRFNWTKPEVPADEINPNQGLLSNRIRPQGVVEKCTFCLHRTRQGQLPACLEACPTGARVFGNMLDPKSEIRWVLEHKRVFILKEELGTRPRFFYFFDS from the coding sequence ATGGATAAAGCCAAGCGCCGCTCCCTCAAGGTGCTCGGGGCCACGCTCGGGGCGTCGGCCTTCGCCTACGCGATGGCGCCGCTCCGCGAGTTCACGCGAGACCTCACGCTCGATCAGTTCCTGCAGAAGCACTACAAGGAGCTCTCCAAGGCCGACCTCGCGGCGCTCATCACGCGACTCGAAGGTGAGACCAAGAAGGCCTATGGCAAGGAGGTCCACATTCAGGACTTCAAGCCGATGGAGAACGTCGAGTTCGGCTACGCGCTGAACCTCAGCGTGTGCATCGGCTGTCGGAAGTGCGCCGAGGCCTGCCACCACGAGAACAACCACGACCGCGCCACGAACAACTCCTACATTCGCGTCCTCGAGATGGAGCAAGGCAGCTTCGATCTCGAGAAGGGGAACGCGCACTACGACCACGCCGTGCCCGCCCCCGGCAAGTACTACATGCCGGTGCAGTGCCAGCAGTGCGACAACGCACCCTGTGTGAAGGTGTGCCCCGTGCAGGCCACGTGGAAGGAGAAGGACGGCATCGTCGTCGTCGACTACAACTGGTGTATCGGCTGCCGCTACTGCGAGGCGGCGTGCCCTTACCACGCCCGGCGCTTCAACTGGACCAAGCCCGAGGTGCCCGCCGACGAGATCAACCCCAACCAGGGCTTGCTCTCGAACCGCATTCGCCCTCAGGGAGTGGTCGAGAAGTGCACGTTCTGCCTGCACCGCACCCGCCAAGGCCAGCTCCCCGCGTGCCTCGAGGCCTGCCCCACGGGTGCCCGCGTTTTCGGCAACATGCTCGACCCGAAGAGCGAGATCCGTTGGGTGCTCGAGCACAAGCGCGTCTTCATCCTGAAGGAGGAGCTCGGCACTCGCCCGCGCTTCTTCTACTTCTTCGACAGCTGA
- the nrfD gene encoding polysulfide reductase NrfD translates to MTVLTAVMLVGANAWSHQLADGMIRTNMSDHVSWGLYIANFTFAVGLAAGAVMMVIPAYLYDDDEMHDVVLLGEVLAIAAILVCTGFIVADMGRPDRFWHIIPGVGRFNWPISMLTWDVIALNGYLALNLHICGYLVYMKYLGRRPQKRWYLPFVFLSIGWAISIHSVTAFLYAGLGGRPFWNSALLAPRFIASAFITGPAFVIALLHGVRATVPSFRFGDGPVKLLSSVLRVTILLNLFMFGSEQFTEFYTGGAHTTASRYLFFGLHGHHALVPWIWTAVFLNITSAVLVHLPASRKDPRVLLAGCGAAFGGVWIEKGMGLIVPGFVPSTLHELVEYTPSVAEWKISAGLWAFGGLVLLVLLKIVLPVLTGELSDKADAPSAQPSSRRL, encoded by the coding sequence ATGACCGTCCTCACCGCGGTGATGCTGGTCGGGGCCAACGCGTGGTCGCACCAGCTCGCCGACGGCATGATCCGGACCAACATGTCCGACCACGTGTCATGGGGGCTTTACATCGCCAATTTCACGTTCGCGGTCGGCCTCGCCGCGGGCGCGGTGATGATGGTCATTCCCGCGTATCTCTACGACGACGACGAGATGCACGACGTCGTGCTGCTGGGCGAGGTCCTGGCCATCGCCGCCATTCTGGTGTGTACAGGGTTCATCGTGGCCGACATGGGGCGCCCCGATCGTTTCTGGCACATCATCCCGGGGGTGGGGCGGTTCAACTGGCCCATCTCGATGCTCACCTGGGACGTCATCGCACTCAACGGATATCTCGCGCTGAACCTGCACATTTGCGGGTATCTCGTCTACATGAAGTACCTCGGGCGGCGCCCGCAGAAGCGCTGGTATCTGCCCTTCGTCTTCCTCTCCATCGGGTGGGCGATCTCCATTCACTCGGTGACCGCGTTCCTGTACGCCGGGCTCGGCGGGCGCCCCTTCTGGAACTCGGCGCTCCTCGCGCCGCGCTTCATCGCCTCGGCCTTCATCACGGGCCCGGCGTTCGTCATCGCCCTGCTCCACGGGGTGCGGGCCACGGTCCCCTCGTTCCGATTCGGCGATGGCCCGGTGAAGCTGCTCTCCAGTGTGCTCCGCGTCACCATCCTGCTGAACCTCTTCATGTTCGGCTCCGAGCAGTTCACCGAGTTCTACACGGGCGGCGCGCACACGACGGCGTCGCGCTACCTCTTCTTTGGGCTCCACGGTCACCACGCGCTCGTCCCGTGGATCTGGACCGCCGTGTTCCTCAACATCACCTCCGCGGTGCTCGTCCACCTCCCCGCGAGCCGCAAGGACCCTCGGGTGCTCCTCGCCGGCTGCGGCGCGGCGTTCGGCGGCGTGTGGATCGAGAAGGGGATGGGGCTCATCGTCCCCGGCTTCGTGCCGAGCACCCTCCACGAGCTGGTCGAATACACGCCGAGCGTGGCCGAGTGGAAGATCTCCGCGGGGCTCTGGGCGTTCGGCGGGCTCGTGCTGCTCGTGCTCCTCAAGATCGTGCTGCCGGTGCTGACCGGAGAGCTGTCCGACAAGGCCGACGCGCCGAGCGCGCAGCCTTCGTCGCGGCGCCTGTGA
- a CDS encoding formylglycine-generating enzyme family protein: MSPHIHPPRHRRSLAPLAACGLVGFGALFVAAPARAVPPAARPPSGMVAVGPGELKLIDPPKSEQAPEKVKRFFLDRGPVTNAQYLTFVRAERRWQRGVPPRLFVDAGYLSHWENAVTLGPDAAPTAPVVRVSWFTAKAYCEARGARLPTESEWELAARASETEPAPTADPNRERVILAWYGQPTPTRLGPVMAGKANFWGVHDLHGLIWEWVGDFNNRVVSDGRRTDEAFVCGGGTLTGADKTKYSTFMRMAFRAALRGAYTSPNLGFRCAADEAPRSP, translated from the coding sequence ATGAGCCCCCACATCCACCCGCCGCGCCACCGACGAAGCCTCGCCCCGCTGGCCGCGTGCGGGCTCGTGGGCTTCGGGGCGCTCTTCGTGGCGGCGCCTGCGCGCGCCGTGCCTCCGGCGGCTCGCCCGCCCTCCGGGATGGTGGCCGTGGGGCCGGGCGAGCTCAAGCTCATCGACCCGCCGAAGTCAGAGCAGGCGCCGGAGAAGGTGAAGCGGTTCTTCCTCGACCGCGGGCCGGTCACCAACGCGCAGTACCTCACGTTCGTGCGCGCGGAGCGGCGGTGGCAGCGTGGCGTGCCGCCCAGGCTGTTCGTCGACGCGGGCTACCTCAGCCACTGGGAGAACGCCGTCACGCTCGGCCCCGACGCCGCGCCCACCGCCCCCGTCGTCCGCGTGAGCTGGTTTACCGCGAAGGCCTACTGCGAGGCCCGCGGGGCGAGGCTCCCCACCGAGTCGGAGTGGGAGCTCGCGGCGCGCGCGAGCGAGACCGAGCCGGCCCCTACCGCCGACCCGAACCGCGAGCGAGTCATCCTCGCGTGGTACGGGCAGCCTACCCCCACGCGCCTCGGCCCGGTCATGGCGGGCAAGGCGAACTTCTGGGGAGTCCACGACCTCCACGGCCTCATTTGGGAGTGGGTCGGCGACTTCAACAACCGCGTCGTGTCCGACGGGCGACGCACCGACGAGGCCTTCGTCTGTGGTGGCGGCACCCTCACGGGCGCCGACAAGACCAAGTACTCCACGTTCATGCGAATGGCCTTCCGTGCCGCGCTGCGCGGCGCCTACACGAGCCCCAATCTAGGCTTTCGGTGCGCGGCCGACGAAGCCCCGAGGTCCCCATGA
- a CDS encoding SCO family protein, which yields MKHQELSFWRGGLARLPWALLLGGLLACSKSEPPKPAAEPSPAASAPADPPSQTAISGESIYVLKPAMVDHTGATIPLELFRGHPVLIAMFYGTCPAACPTLTRDIKNVLEAVEPARRADTRVLMVSFDAERDTPAALAALNQKHKIEPQVWRFVAANESSARELSAVLGVQYRKIEKGEFSHSTKIVLLDRGGVAVAELEGLGQPADALVAKLKSLGAP from the coding sequence ATGAAGCACCAAGAACTCTCCTTTTGGCGTGGCGGCCTCGCGCGCCTCCCCTGGGCGCTCCTCCTCGGGGGCCTGCTCGCGTGCAGCAAGTCCGAGCCACCGAAGCCCGCTGCCGAGCCGTCCCCCGCCGCGAGCGCACCCGCGGATCCGCCTTCGCAGACCGCCATCTCGGGCGAGTCCATCTACGTGCTGAAGCCCGCCATGGTCGACCACACCGGCGCCACGATCCCCCTCGAGCTGTTCCGCGGACACCCGGTGCTCATCGCCATGTTCTACGGCACGTGCCCGGCGGCGTGCCCCACCCTCACCCGCGACATCAAGAACGTCCTCGAGGCCGTGGAGCCAGCGCGCCGCGCCGACACGCGCGTGCTCATGGTGAGCTTCGACGCCGAGCGCGACACCCCCGCGGCGCTCGCGGCCCTGAACCAGAAGCACAAGATCGAGCCGCAGGTCTGGCGCTTCGTCGCCGCGAACGAGTCCTCGGCGCGCGAGCTGTCGGCCGTGCTCGGTGTACAATACAGGAAGATCGAGAAGGGCGAGTTCAGCCACTCCACGAAGATCGTGCTGCTCGATCGCGGCGGAGTCGCCGTGGCAGAGCTCGAGGGGCTCGGGCAGCCGGCGGACGCGCTCGTCGCGAAGCTGAAGTCCCTCGGCGCACCCTGA